Part of the Jatrophihabitans sp. GAS493 genome, GGACCAAGTGGCCGGCCTCGACCGGGTCGCCGGCCGGAAGCTATCTGGCGACCGGCGGGAAGACGTCGGCGGGACAGGTGATCAGCAGCAACCCGATCTTCAAGGTGAGCTCCGGGGCAGTCTCCCAGGCCGCCGATACCGGACCCACTCAGGTCAGCGCGCTCTTCACAGCGAAATGGGCCAACCAGAACCTTCCGCCGTGCGTCCTGCTCTGCTCTGGGACCAGTCTGAACAGCCAGTCGACCTTCGACTCGGAGGTGCCGACCTACGCATCGCTGCAGGCCACGGTCCAGTCGAGCAGTGATCCGATCGGCACTCTGACGAATACCCTCACCACCAAAGCCGACACCACCCACGGGGCACCGGCGCCATCGGGTCAGAGCGACCACCGCTACGTCGTAGTCGCCGGTTCGCCGACCACGACGACGACCGCGGTGGCAACCAGCCCCACGACCTACTCACCGTCGTTCTCCGACGCGCTGATGCAGAACAGCGACGGTACCTACCGGCAGAACGGCACCAAGACTGACAGCAAGACCGTCTACTCGGTCTACCGCGAGAACGCGGTCTGCTCGGTCTTGAATGTCCTCGGCGCCTGCATCGGCACCTGGAGTTGGAGCGCGCCGGCATCGTCGCCGCTGGCGTTCACAGTCACCAACAGCTCAACCTCCACCAAGTACACGGCGCCGACGATCATCTCGTCCCCTACCTCGAATTTCCCGGTCTCGGCGGACCGCACGGTGTACAACACCTACACGACCGACGGCAAGTATGGACCGGGTGACGCCTACATCGAGGGATCCAACTCCGGCAAGCTCAGCGTCATCGCTGAGGACGACATCATCGACACCGGGACGCTGACCAACGGTGGCAGCGCGGCCCAGAGCTACAAGAACGGTACCGGCGCGACCGCGCTCACGGCCTGGAACAACGTGCGCATCTACCACCCGGTGGCCTGCAAGCTGCAGACCACGACCTACCTGGCCGCGACCGACGCGGGCTTCTGCCCGAACGACACCACCGGCCTCTACACCTACAACACCCTGAAGGCGTTGCTCGGCAGCAACCACCCCTCGGCGCAGTACGTAGAAGTGCGGCCGGACCTCAGCAAGATCGACATCAACGCGGCGATCTTCGCCCTCGGCTCGACGCTGTCCAGTTCCGGTATGGAGGGCTCCTTCACCACCGACAACCCGGACAAGGGCAGTTTCGGCGCCAACGGCGGATCAGCCAACGTCTTCGGCGGTGTCTACCAACTGCACCGTGGTACCAACGGCACCCAGTGGGAGCGCACCACTACCACTGACAACACCCCGCCTTCGGGCTACGACGTCAGCTACAACTACGTCGACCTCTCCAACTCGGGACTGCCCTGGATCCCCACCAAGGAAGACCAGTCGACCAGCTGGAGCGTCGGCACGCTCTCCTCCCCCACCGGGAACTGACATGGCCGTCATCGTCGCGCTCTTCGCGGTATTGGGATTGGCCATCGGGTCGTTCCTGAACGTGGTGATCTACCGGGTTCCGCGCGGTGAGTCGCTGCTCTTTCCCAGCTCGCACTGCCCGTCCTGCGATTCGCCCATAAAGAATCGGCACAATGTGCCGGTGCTCGGCTGGCTGGTGCTCCGCGGCCGCTGCGCGAGCTGCCGGGAACCGATCAGCCCGCGCTACCCCCTGGTCGAGGCCGCCACCGGACTGCTCTTCGCCGCGATGACCGCCCACTTCGGGCTCACCGTCGAACTGCCGGCCTATCTCTACCTGAGCGCGCTGGTCGTCACGCTGACCATGATCGACATCGACACCAAGCGGTTGCCGAACGCCATCGTGCTCCCCTCTTACGCCGTCGGCGTTGCGCTGCTGGTGCTGGCCGCGATCGTCAATCACGACTGGACACCGGCGCTACGAGCAGTGGGAGCGATGGCCGCACTCTGGTCGATCTTCTTCGCGATCGTGATGATCCAACCCGGCGGTATGGGCTTCGGCGACGTGAAACTGGCCGGGCTGCTCGGGCTGTTCCTGGGCTCCATCTCGTGGTCGGCGGTGATCGTGGCCGGCTTCGGAGGCTTCGTACTCGGTGGCGTGGTCGGGGTGGCCCTGCTGCTCAGCCACCGCGCCGGTCGCAAGAGTGCCATTCCCTTCGGCCCGTTCATGCTCACCGCGGCGGTGCTGGCCATGTTCGTCTCGACGCCAATCGCCAGCTGGTACGGCACGCTGGCCGGAATCGGCTAGCAATCCGAAGGCGCAGTAACTCAAGTCTCCCCCCTGATTACCGATCAGTTAGCTAACGTCTCCGCTCTCCCCCAAGCGAAGGATCTCGCAATGGCAGCACTGGCCCTCACCGGTCTCGATATCGGATCGACCTCGATCCGGGCCATCGAGGCGACGCGCACCAAGGATCAGCCGATCGTCACCAACTTCGGCCAGCTTCCGCTGCCCGAAGGTGCGGTCGTGGCCGGAGTCGTGCAGGACGAGGACACCATCACCAACGCACTGCGGCTGATGTGGAACACCCAGAACTTCAAGAGCAAGCAGGTCGTGCTCGGCGTGAACAACCAGCAGATCGTCGTCCGCGAGATCGATCTGCCGAACCTCAGCGCCAAGGAGCGCCGCCTCGCGCTGCCCTTCCAGGTACGTGACATCGTGCCCTTCTCGGTCGAGGACGCGCTGCTGGACTTCTACCCGCTCGAGCAGGTCGAGGGCGCTGAGCTCATGCACGGCCTGCTGATCGCGGTACCCAAGGCGGGTGTGCTGGCCTCGGTACGCGCGGTTGAGAAGGCCGGCCTCACGGTCAACCGGGTCGACCTCGCCTCCTTCGCCGCTCTGCGCGCCTCGACCGCCGCCGGCCCGTCGGCGCAGGCCGTCGTCGACCTCGGCGCGCATGCCACCAACCTCATCGTCTACAGCGAGTTCGCACCCCGCGTGGTACGCACCATCCCGCGTGGCGCCGCCGAGATCACCTCGATGATTGCGGCTCGTCTGGGCGCGAACATCGAGGAGGCGGAGTCGCTGAAGCGACGCGTCGGCCTGGACGCCACCGAGGGACCGGAGACCGCTGATGTGGTAGCCGAGGCCCTGCGCCCGCTGGTCAACGAGATCCGCAGCTCCTTCGCCTACTTCCGCTCCACCCGTCCGACCGACCCGGTGTCGCGACTGGCCCTCTTCGGCGGCGGCGCCCAGCTGCCCGGTCTGGCCGAACTGCTCACCCGTGAGTTGAAGGTCGAAACCTACGTCGCGGACCCACTGGTCCGGGTCCAGGATGCTCGCCGGGTCGGTCGCCATGACGCGATGAGCCGGTTCGAATCCGCCGCCGCGGTGTCGGTCGGCCTCACCCTCGGAGCTGCGTGATGTCCATGCTCACCCGACAGGCGCCCGATTCCGGGCCGGCCCAGCTGCCGGTCCCCGGCCCGATGACCATGATCAACGTCTGCGCCGACCTGCTGCCGCGGGAGATCGTCGAGGCCCGCCAGGGCAAGAAGGCCAAGAAGATGGCCATCATGGCGCTCGCCGGGCTGCTGGTCGTCATCATCGGCTGGGACGTCATCGCCCGCATCCAGACTTCCAGCGCGCAGAGCGACATCGACGCCGCGAACGCGCAGACCACGGCACTGACGTTGAAGCAACACTCCTACGGCGAACTCAGCCAGGTTCAGTCGCAGTCGAAGCAGATCACCGCTTCGCTGAATTCGCTGCTCTCCGGCGACCTGCAGTGGGGTGATCTGATCGCGGCGGTCCGCCACAGCGTTCCCCAGGGCCTGAGCATCCAGACGCTCAGCGGCAGCCTGGACGCCTCCAGCACGAAGACGACTACGGCCGGCGGCACGGCGCTGCTGAACACCAGCGGGCTGGCCGAGGTCGGCACGCTGACCGTCACCGGCATGGCGTCGAGCCCGAACACCGTGGCTGCCTTCGTGGACGCGGTGAGCAAGGTACCCGGCGTCACCGCCCCGGTGCCCTCCAGCATCCTGCAGGCCGATGGGGGCATCGCCTTCAGCGCCGCCTTCGTCCTCACCACCAAGCTGCTCACCGGCGGACGCTTCAGTTCAAGCGCCGCGAGCGGCTCGACGTCGGGAGCGGGTAAATGACGAAGAACGAACGATCCACCATCATTCTCGGCGTTCTCGGCGGCGTTCTGCTGTTGATGCTCGGCTACTTCTTCCTGATCAGCCCGCAGAACGGTGACACCGCGTCGCTGAACTCGCAGAAGGAGAGCGTCACCCGCACGAATCAGCGCCTGCAGGAACAGATCAACGTGCTGAAGATGGACAGCTCCAAGCTGGACGAGTTCAAGGCCCAGCTGGAGACGGAGGAGCAGGCCCTTCCGACCAGTGCTGAACTCACCACCTTTGTCCGTAACATCGTCTCCTCGGCCTCGAGCGCTCCGGTCAACCTCACCTCGATGACGGTTGGCTCCCCCGTCTCGAACGCGACCGTCGGCGCCGCAGTCGCCACCGGCACCACCAGCAGCACTGGCACCACCGCCGCCGCGCCTGCCGCCGGTCTCTACTCGATTCCGATCGGCGTGACGACGGTGGGCAGCGCCGACCAACTGCAGGCCTTCCTGGCTCAGCTGCAGAAGATTCAGCCCCGGGCCACGCTGATCAACCAGACCGATCTGCAGGCCGGCACCGACGCCAAATCGATCAACTCCCAGTCGATCATGAAGCTCTCGGTCTCCGTCTTCGTCTCCCCGTCAACCGCGGCCGAGCAGCTGCACCCGGCTGGAAAGTAGTAGCAATCATGTCCTCATTCACCCGTACCTTCGCCACCCTGGCCGCGGCCGGAGTGGCCGTTGTGAGCGTCGCCGGCTGCACCTCCGCGGCCAAAGTCACGCCGGCCGGCGGAGCCACCTCCAGCAACAAGCCGGTGATCCCCACCCGATGGTGGTCTGACGCTGCGGGTTCCGCTGGCAGCAAGATCGACATCTCCAACCCGACCGCCGCGGCGGCGGCGTTGAAGCCGGACAGCAAGACCTACTGCTCGGTCCTCTCCGACACACTCTCCTCGGGCAAGTCCGTCTTCTCCGGAGCGGCCTCAACCGACCCGGGGATCGCAACGTCGACCAAGGCCTGGATCGCTGAGCTGACGGCCCTCTCCCCGACCGAACTGCACGCCTCCTGGAACACCTTCGGTGATGCCCTCACCGCGCTGCTGGTCTCGGCCTCCAAGGCCTCCGGGGCGGCACTGCCCAAGCAGTCACAGAGCGAGCAGAACGCGGTCTCCGCGGCCACCGCGGCGATCGGCTCGCAGGCCCGCTCGGTCTGCAACGTGGATCTCTTCCCCGGCGTCTCCGCGGCGCCGACGTCACCCTCCAGCAAATAGCTGGATCTAGAGCCTGCGGTTGGTAGTTCGGCGGATTCAGGCGTTCGCCCGAGCACCAGCCGTATGGATGAGGTAGTTCCGACTCGGCGGAGGGGTCGGGTCGGAGCTACCTCCACATACTCTGTGTATCGACGGTCACCGCTCAGGCTTGCGGGTTGATCCGTCCGTTGCGTCGGTCGCTGTCACGCTCGATGAGCTGGTTCAGCAACTGCTGCTGCTGCGAGGAGTTCGGCAGGTTGTGCAGCGTCTCCTGGCCGTGCTCGCCGGCCGACTCGATGGTGACGGAGCCGGCCCGCACGATGCGATCCAGCAGCGACTGGGTGAAGGAGACATCGCTGATGCGCTGCAGCGAGATGTCACGGCCGGTGTGCCGGGCGATTCCGCGGCGGATCAACACCCGGTGCGTGGTGAAGACGTAGTGCGAGGAGCGCCAGGTGATGAGCGGCCGCAGCACCAGGTAGCC contains:
- a CDS encoding A24 family peptidase encodes the protein MAVIVALFAVLGLAIGSFLNVVIYRVPRGESLLFPSSHCPSCDSPIKNRHNVPVLGWLVLRGRCASCREPISPRYPLVEAATGLLFAAMTAHFGLTVELPAYLYLSALVVTLTMIDIDTKRLPNAIVLPSYAVGVALLVLAAIVNHDWTPALRAVGAMAALWSIFFAIVMIQPGGMGFGDVKLAGLLGLFLGSISWSAVIVAGFGGFVLGGVVGVALLLSHRAGRKSAIPFGPFMLTAAVLAMFVSTPIASWYGTLAGIG
- the pilM gene encoding type IV pilus assembly protein PilM, with product MAALALTGLDIGSTSIRAIEATRTKDQPIVTNFGQLPLPEGAVVAGVVQDEDTITNALRLMWNTQNFKSKQVVLGVNNQQIVVREIDLPNLSAKERRLALPFQVRDIVPFSVEDALLDFYPLEQVEGAELMHGLLIAVPKAGVLASVRAVEKAGLTVNRVDLASFAALRASTAAGPSAQAVVDLGAHATNLIVYSEFAPRVVRTIPRGAAEITSMIAARLGANIEEAESLKRRVGLDATEGPETADVVAEALRPLVNEIRSSFAYFRSTRPTDPVSRLALFGGGAQLPGLAELLTRELKVETYVADPLVRVQDARRVGRHDAMSRFESAAAVSVGLTLGAA
- a CDS encoding PilN domain-containing protein; the protein is MSMLTRQAPDSGPAQLPVPGPMTMINVCADLLPREIVEARQGKKAKKMAIMALAGLLVVIIGWDVIARIQTSSAQSDIDAANAQTTALTLKQHSYGELSQVQSQSKQITASLNSLLSGDLQWGDLIAAVRHSVPQGLSIQTLSGSLDASSTKTTTAGGTALLNTSGLAEVGTLTVTGMASSPNTVAAFVDAVSKVPGVTAPVPSSILQADGGIAFSAAFVLTTKLLTGGRFSSSAASGSTSGAGK
- a CDS encoding GspMb/PilO family protein; the encoded protein is MTKNERSTIILGVLGGVLLLMLGYFFLISPQNGDTASLNSQKESVTRTNQRLQEQINVLKMDSSKLDEFKAQLETEEQALPTSAELTTFVRNIVSSASSAPVNLTSMTVGSPVSNATVGAAVATGTTSSTGTTAAAPAAGLYSIPIGVTTVGSADQLQAFLAQLQKIQPRATLINQTDLQAGTDAKSINSQSIMKLSVSVFVSPSTAAEQLHPAGK
- a CDS encoding PH domain-containing protein, whose product is MGYPEKLLAEDETVVEHLHPHWITLVPATAWFLVICVFVGIGLGNLPDGATHNAVMIIIIVVALGLFGYLVLRPLITWRSSHYVFTTHRVLIRRGIARHTGRDISLQRISDVSFTQSLLDRIVRAGSVTIESAGEHGQETLHNLPNSSQQQQLLNQLIERDSDRRNGRINPQA